Within Pantanalinema sp., the genomic segment GCAAGGTCGGTACATGAGAAGGTTATACCCCTCGCACGCAGGCGACTTGCGAAGCGACGCCAGGAGGGTACCCCGGCGTCAGTGGCTGTTGAGCTTCGGCCTCAGACCGACCGTCACGTAAAGCGTCCCCAGGCTCAGCTTGAGCGGCATGACCATGGCCCGGATGCCGTACCATGCGGCCATGACCGAGCTTCCCATGACGACCGAAGGCGGGGTGATGTCCGAGACCGCGCCCGACTGGCTCAGGATCACGGTGGCGTTGCCCGAGATCATGTTGGAGAGCTCGCTCAGCGCCGAGATGCCCATCTCGTCCAGGGCCGTGACCTCTTCCATCATCATGGCCCCGGCGACGGCCAGCGCGGTCTGCTTGTCCATCCCGTAGGCGATCTGGCCCTTCACCCCACCCGTCAGGCCAACGATCGCGTTGACCTGCTGCAACTGCAGGGTGGCCCCGAGCTGGAAGCTGGGAGTGCCGCGCACGGGCTTCTCCCCGAGCAACTGCTCCAGGACCTTCTCAGCCGCCTGGCTGAAGGCGCGGACGTAGTCCAGGGAGGAAAGGGTACTCATGCTAGGACCTCGTAGCGACGGACACCGTACCAATATAACCCTCGCCGGCCCTACCAAAACCGAAGATATCGTGAAGACAGGGCTATTCCTGGCTCGCGACGGTGACCACGTCGATGTCGCTCGTCGCATGCAGGATGGCATCGAGGATCGGCGACCGGAAGAGGGCCGTGACCCGCGAACGCCGCGACTCCCCGAGCAGGATGAGGGTGATCTGGTGCTCGGCGGCGTACCGGGCGATCGCCTGACCGACGTCCAGGCCCCGGATTCGCGCCGTCTCGGCCTCCAGGGTTTCGGCGAGGCTGAAGTTCTGGGCCAGGATCTTCTCTTCCTCTTGCGTCGGACGATGGTCCTCGACGAAGAGCACGCTCAGCTCCGCGTTGAGGCGATCGGCCAGGCGCGCGCCGCGTCGGACGAGACGCTGGGCTTGGACGGTCGGGGTCAGGCAGATGAGGACGCGCTCCTGGATCCCGATGGGCTCCTCGGCCTTGCCGATATCCGCGCGCACGGCCTCCAGGCGCACGTCCACCTTGTCGGCCACCTCGCGCAGCACCATCTCGCGCAGGGCCGTCAGGTTGTGGGTGGTGAAGAAGTTGCCCAGCGACTGGGTCACCTTGTCCTGGGCATAGATTTGACCCGCTTGCAGGCGCTCTTGCAGGGCCTCGGGCGAGATATCCACCAAGACCAGCTCATCGGCGTCCTCGAGGACCGAATCGGGCACCGTCTCGCGGACCTTGATGCCCGTGATCCGCTCGACGATGTCGTTGAGGCTCTCGATGTGCTGGATGTTCAGGGTCGAGATGACGGGCAGTCCCGCCAGCCTGATCACCTGGACGTCCTCGTAGCGCTTGGCGTTCAGCGAGCCGGGCACGTTGGTGTGCGCGAGCTCGTCCACCAGCACCAGCCCGGGCCGTCTCGCCAGGATGCCGTCCAGGTCCATCTCCGTCAGGGTCGTGCCCTTGTAGCTCAGGTGCAGGCGCGGCACCATCTCGAGGCCCTCGACGAGCTGGGCCGTCTCATGGCGGCCATGAGTCTCGACGAGCCCGATGACGACGTCCTCACCGCGCCCCTTGCGATCGTGGGCCTCGCGCAGCATGGCGTAGGTCTTGCCCACGCCCGGGGCCGCCCCGACGTAGATCTTGTGGCGGCCCCGGCGGCGCGTCGCGCGCTGCAGGAGGGCGGCCATCGGGGTCGAGGCGATCGAGGCGTCCTTCGCCGCCTCCTCGTCCGCGAAGCGCGCCTGCCGCAGGAGGCGTAGCAGGATCCGGGTGGCCTTGGCCGGGGTGAGCGGGGTCTGCTCGACGAGGTTCGCGCCTGCTGCCGAGTAGGTCTCGGCCTGGGCGGCCGCCTCGAGCGGCAGCAGCACGACCAGCAGGACGTCGCGCGACTCGGGGCGCTCGCGGATCGCGCGCAGGTCGGCGAGCAACTGCTCGCGGGGCACGACCGTCGCGTCGTAGACCATCACGAGGGTGTCGGCCCTGGCAGCCATCGAGACCGCCCAGGGGATCTGGGCGGCCCGGTAAGCCTCGATCCCGAGGTTCAAGAGGGCACCGGACACGGCGTCCGCGTCCGGCCCCTCGTTCATGGCAAGAACCGCGCGGGGTTCCTTGAACGATTTCATCTATCCCCTCTCGGCCAGGGCGAGATTGAGCTTCAGGACGTTGACGCGCGGCTCGCCGAACAGGCCGAGCGTGCGAGACTCGGTCGATTTTGCGATGAGCTCCTCCACCTCGCCGAGCGTCATCCTCCGGGCGGCCGCGATCCGGCCGGCCTGGAAGCGGGCCGCTGCCGGGGTGATGTGGGGATCGAGCCCCGAGCCGGACTGGGTCAGGAGATCCACCGGCAGCGCCTGATTTGCCGCCTGGGGGTTCTGCCGCCTTTCGCCCGCGACGTCCGCGCTGACCCGCTCGGCCAGCGCCTTGCTGGTGGGGCCGAGGTTGCTCGCGCCCGAGGCCTCGGCCTTGTAGCCGATGCTCGAGACGCGACCGTGGAACCACTGGGGCCCTTCGAAGCTTTGCCCCACCAGCTCCGAGCCGACGACCATGCCTCCTTTCGTGATCAGGCTCCCGTTGGCCTGGCGCGGGAACGCCACCTGGGCGATCCCGGTGGTGATGAGCGGGTAGGCAAGGCCGCACAGCACGAAGATGACGAGCGTCAGCCTGAGCGAGGGGCCGAATTCCTGGCGCAACATCTCGGACCTCCTAGACGAAGAGCGCGACCGCGAGGTCGATCAGCTTGATGCCGATGAAGGGGACGACGAGGCCCCCGAGGCCGTAGATCGTCACGTTGCGAAACAGCATCTGGTCGGCCGTGAGCGCCCGGAACTTGACGCCCTTGAGCGCCAGCGGGATCAGCGCCGGGATGATGAGGGCGTTGAAGATGAGGGCCGACAGGACCGCGCTCTGGGGGCTGTGCAAACGCATGACGTTGAGGGCCATGAGCTCGGGCACGCCGACAACGAAGATCGCCGGGATGATGGCGAAGTACTTGGCCACGTCGTTCGAGATCGAGAAGGTGGTGAGTGCCCCGCGGGTGATGAGCAGCTGCTTACCGATGGCCACCACGTCGATCAGCGAGGTGGGGTCCGAGTCCAGGTCCACCATGTTGGCGGCCTCCTTGGCAGCGGGGGTCCCCGAGTTCATGGCGAGGCCCACGTCGGCCTGGGCGAGGGCGGGAGCGTCGTTGGTCCCGTCGCCCGTCATGGCGACCAGCTTGCCCTTGGCCTGCTCGTCGCGGATGAGCCTGATCTTGTCCTCGGGCTTGGCCTCGGCGAGGAAGTCGTCCACGCCCGCCTCCTGGGCGATGACCCGGGCGGTGATCGGGTTGTCGCCCGTGCACATGACGGTCTTGATGCCCATCTGCCGCATCTGCTCGAAGCGCTCGCGCATCCCGGGCTTGATGGTGTCCTTGAGGTAGATCACCCCGAAGACCTCGTTGCCGGCGACCACCGCGAGCGGCGTACCGCCCAGCTCGGCCACCTGGCGGGCCGCGAGGTCGAGCTCGGCCGGCACCTTGCCGCCACGCTCCTGGACGTAGCGCTTGATGGCGTCGGTCGCGCCCTTGCGCACGCCGAGCCCCGGCAGGTCGAGGCCGCTCATGCGGGTCTCGGCCGAGAACGCGATGCCCTCGCCCTGGCTCCACTCGGGGCGGTCCTTGACTCCGAGTCGCGCGGCGAGCGCCACGATCGAGCGGCCCTCGGGGGTCGTGTCATGCCAGGAGCTTGCCATCGCCATCTCGGCGAGCGATTCGAGGGGGTGGCTGCCCACCGGCAAGAACTCGGCCGCCATGCGGTTGCCGAAGGTGATGGTGCCGGTCTTGTCGAGGATGACGGTGTTGATGTCGCCCGCGGCCTCGACGGCCTTGCCCGACATGGCGATGACGTTGAACTGGGCCACCCGGTCCATGCCGGCGATGCCGATGGCCGAGAGCAGACCGCCGATGGTCGTGGGGATGAGGCAGACCAGAAGCGCGATCAAGGTGGCGACGTCCACCGGGCTCCTGGAGTAGAGGCCGAAGGGCGCGAGGGTGACGGTGACCATCAGGAAGATGAGGGTCAAGACCGCCAGAAGGACCGTGAGGGCGATCTCGTTGGGGGTCTTCTGGCGCGCGGCGCCCTCGACCAGGGCGATCATCTTGTCGAGGAAGCTCTCGCCGGGGTTGGCCGAGATGCGGATCACGAGCCAGTCCGAGACGACCTTGGTGCCTCCGATGACCGAGCTGGCGATGTCGGTGCCGGGCTCCTTGAGCACGGGGGCCGACTCGCCGGTGATGGCCGACTCGTCAACGGTGGCGACGCCCTCGATGACTTCGCCGTCGCCGGGCATCATCTCGCCGCGCTCGACGCGGACCACGTCGCCCTTCCCGAGCTGGGTGGAGCTGACGTCGCGGTAGGTGCCGTCCGGCTCGCGCCGGTGGGCGACGGTGTCGCCCTTGGTCTTCTTGAGGCTGTCGGCCTGGGCCTTGCCGCGGCCCTCGGCGACGGCCTCGGCGAAGTTCGCGAACAGGAGGGTCAGGAAAAGGATGAAGGCGATGGCGCCGTTGTAGCCGGCACCCACCCGGCTCGATCCGAAGAGGTCCGGCTCGAGGGTCAAGAGAAACGTCAGGGCGGTGCCGATCTCGACCACGAACATGACGGGGTTGCGTACCATGACGCGCGGGTCGAGCTTCTTGAAGGCGTCGGCGATCGCACGCCGGTAGAGGCCTGCGGTCTGGACCTTGGGGGTGTGGCGTCGCTCGCCGCGCGGGGTGTGAGCCTGCGTGGGACGCTCGGAGGTGAGCGGGGTTGTCATGCGTGAGTCTCCTGTGCCCTAGAAGGTCTTGCCCGCGAGCATGGCAAGGTGCTCGGCGACGGGGCCGAGCGCCACGACGGGGAAGAAGGTGAGGGCGCCGACGATGAGAATGACCGCGAGCCAGATGCCGCCGAAGAGGGGCGTGTCGGTCCTGAGCGTGCCGGGGCCCTCGGGGATGCGGCGCTTGCGCGCCAGGGATCCCGCGATCGCCAGGAGCGCGATGATGCTGAGATAGCGCCCGAAGAGCATCACCAGGCCGATCGACAGGTTGAACCAGGGGGTGTTGGCGTCGAGACCGGCGAAGGCCGAGCCGTTGTTGGCTGCCCCCGAGGTGTAGGCGTAGAGGACCTCGCTCAGGCCGTGGTAGCCGGTGTTGGTCAAGGACGAGAGGCCGTAGCCGTGAACCACCGCCCAGGCGGTGGGCCCAAGGATGATCAGCGGGTGGATCAAGAGCGCGATGGAGGCGAGCACGACCTCCTTCTGCTCGATCTTCTTGCCCAGGAACTCGGGGGTGCGCCCGACCATCAAGCCGGTGAGGAAGACGGCGATGATGCCGTACAGCACGAAGTTCATGAAGCCCACGCCCTTGCCGCCGAAGACGTTGTTGAGCATCATCTGGGCGAGCGGCACGAAGCCGCCCATGGGGGTGAGGCTGTCGTGCATGGTGTTGACGGATCCGGTGGTGAAGGCGGTCGTGACCGCCACGAACACGATGCTCATCGCCTGGCCGAAGCGAACCTCCTTGCCCTCCATGTTGCCGCCCGCCTGCATCGGGCTGGACGCCTGGTCGAGCCCCAGGTGCGAGAGGATGGGATTACCCGCCGTCTCCGCCCACGCGACGATCGCGAGGAAGGTGAGGAACATCGCCCCCATGGCCCCGAAGACAACCAGCGCCTGCTTGCGGTTGCCGAGCAGCTGGCCGAAGGTGACGACCAGCGCCATGGGCAGGGCCATCATGAAGAGGAGCTGCAGCACGTTGCTCGCGGGCGTCGGGTTCTCGAGCGGATGCGCCGAGTTCTGGCCGTAGAACCCGCCGCCGTTGGTGCCCAGGTGCTTGATGGAGTCGAGCGAGGCGACCGGCCCGCGCGGGATCGTCTGCGCGATGCCCTGGGGGCCGAAGGCCCTGGCCGAGGTTTCGAGCGTCTGGGGCACGCCCTGGAAGACCAGGAACAGGGCGCCGATCAGCGAGATGGGAAGGAGGATGCGGATGGTGATGAGGACCACGTCCTCGTAGAAGTTGCCCTGGTCCTTTCGCCCGACGATGCCGCGGATGAAGGCGATCGCCGCCGCGAAGCCCGTGGCCGCGCTGGTGAACATGGGGAAGGTGATGGCCATCATCTGGCTGAAGTACGAGAGGGTGGACTCGCCGCCGTAGCTCTGCCAGTTGGTGTTGGTGATGAAGCTCGCGGCCGTGTTGAAGGCCTGCATGGGCTCCATGCCGGCGAGCTTGAGGGGATTGAGGGGCAGGACGCCCTGCGAGAGCAGGATCGCGAGGATCACGAGCACCATCAGGAGGTTGCTCACGATGAGGGCGACGGCATACTGTTTCCAGTCCATGCCGGGAGCCTCGCCCCGGATGCCCACCAGGCGCAGCAGCATATGCTCGAGGGGGGCAAAGACCGGGTCGAGCCGGGTCGGCTTGCGATCGAAGACGTCGGCCATGTAAAGGCCGAGGGGGTAAGCGATGACCACGGCCGCGATCAGGACCAAGGCCACCTGCACGATGAAGGCTGATGTCACGGTGAAACCTCTTTGTCGCGACTAGAAGCGTTCGGGACAGATCATGACGTAGGTCAGGTAGCCTCCTACGGCCGCGGCGAGCACCAGGAGCACGAACGTACCGAGCATCAGTAGTGGCCCTCCATCTCCTTGCGCTTGGTCGCGACCCGGTCGCACCACGCGACGAATCCATAACACAGCGCGTAGAACGCGAAGAGTAGGGCGAAGATCCCCAGGATCTGCATGGTTTTTCTCCCTTTCCTTTAGCCGGTCGGGATCGACGCGCCTGAGCAATCGCCATCCTAGGCAGGGGGAGGTCAAGAGCGGGTCAAGAATCCTAGGCGGCGCATCAAGAAAACCTCAAGAAGCAAG encodes:
- a CDS encoding chemotaxis protein CheX; the encoded protein is MSTLSSLDYVRAFSQAAEKVLEQLLGEKPVRGTPSFQLGATLQLQQVNAIVGLTGGVKGQIAYGMDKQTALAVAGAMMMEEVTALDEMGISALSELSNMISGNATVILSQSGAVSDITPPSVVMGSSVMAAWYGIRAMVMPLKLSLGTLYVTVGLRPKLNSH
- a CDS encoding universal stress protein translates to MKSFKEPRAVLAMNEGPDADAVSGALLNLGIEAYRAAQIPWAVSMAARADTLVMVYDATVVPREQLLADLRAIRERPESRDVLLVVLLPLEAAAQAETYSAAGANLVEQTPLTPAKATRILLRLLRQARFADEEAAKDASIASTPMAALLQRATRRRGRHKIYVGAAPGVGKTYAMLREAHDRKGRGEDVVIGLVETHGRHETAQLVEGLEMVPRLHLSYKGTTLTEMDLDGILARRPGLVLVDELAHTNVPGSLNAKRYEDVQVIRLAGLPVISTLNIQHIESLNDIVERITGIKVRETVPDSVLEDADELVLVDISPEALQERLQAGQIYAQDKVTQSLGNFFTTHNLTALREMVLREVADKVDVRLEAVRADIGKAEEPIGIQERVLICLTPTVQAQRLVRRGARLADRLNAELSVLFVEDHRPTQEEEKILAQNFSLAETLEAETARIRGLDVGQAIARYAAEHQITLILLGESRRSRVTALFRSPILDAILHATSDIDVVTVASQE
- the kdpC gene encoding potassium-transporting ATPase subunit KdpC; amino-acid sequence: MLRQEFGPSLRLTLVIFVLCGLAYPLITTGIAQVAFPRQANGSLITKGGMVVGSELVGQSFEGPQWFHGRVSSIGYKAEASGASNLGPTSKALAERVSADVAGERRQNPQAANQALPVDLLTQSGSGLDPHITPAAARFQAGRIAAARRMTLGEVEELIAKSTESRTLGLFGEPRVNVLKLNLALAERG
- the kdpB gene encoding potassium-transporting ATPase subunit KdpB; its protein translation is MTTPLTSERPTQAHTPRGERRHTPKVQTAGLYRRAIADAFKKLDPRVMVRNPVMFVVEIGTALTFLLTLEPDLFGSSRVGAGYNGAIAFILFLTLLFANFAEAVAEGRGKAQADSLKKTKGDTVAHRREPDGTYRDVSSTQLGKGDVVRVERGEMMPGDGEVIEGVATVDESAITGESAPVLKEPGTDIASSVIGGTKVVSDWLVIRISANPGESFLDKMIALVEGAARQKTPNEIALTVLLAVLTLIFLMVTVTLAPFGLYSRSPVDVATLIALLVCLIPTTIGGLLSAIGIAGMDRVAQFNVIAMSGKAVEAAGDINTVILDKTGTITFGNRMAAEFLPVGSHPLESLAEMAMASSWHDTTPEGRSIVALAARLGVKDRPEWSQGEGIAFSAETRMSGLDLPGLGVRKGATDAIKRYVQERGGKVPAELDLAARQVAELGGTPLAVVAGNEVFGVIYLKDTIKPGMRERFEQMRQMGIKTVMCTGDNPITARVIAQEAGVDDFLAEAKPEDKIRLIRDEQAKGKLVAMTGDGTNDAPALAQADVGLAMNSGTPAAKEAANMVDLDSDPTSLIDVVAIGKQLLITRGALTTFSISNDVAKYFAIIPAIFVVGVPELMALNVMRLHSPQSAVLSALIFNALIIPALIPLALKGVKFRALTADQMLFRNVTIYGLGGLVVPFIGIKLIDLAVALFV
- the kdpA gene encoding potassium-transporting ATPase subunit KdpA; the protein is MTSAFIVQVALVLIAAVVIAYPLGLYMADVFDRKPTRLDPVFAPLEHMLLRLVGIRGEAPGMDWKQYAVALIVSNLLMVLVILAILLSQGVLPLNPLKLAGMEPMQAFNTAASFITNTNWQSYGGESTLSYFSQMMAITFPMFTSAATGFAAAIAFIRGIVGRKDQGNFYEDVVLITIRILLPISLIGALFLVFQGVPQTLETSARAFGPQGIAQTIPRGPVASLDSIKHLGTNGGGFYGQNSAHPLENPTPASNVLQLLFMMALPMALVVTFGQLLGNRKQALVVFGAMGAMFLTFLAIVAWAETAGNPILSHLGLDQASSPMQAGGNMEGKEVRFGQAMSIVFVAVTTAFTTGSVNTMHDSLTPMGGFVPLAQMMLNNVFGGKGVGFMNFVLYGIIAVFLTGLMVGRTPEFLGKKIEQKEVVLASIALLIHPLIILGPTAWAVVHGYGLSSLTNTGYHGLSEVLYAYTSGAANNGSAFAGLDANTPWFNLSIGLVMLFGRYLSIIALLAIAGSLARKRRIPEGPGTLRTDTPLFGGIWLAVILIVGALTFFPVVALGPVAEHLAMLAGKTF